From Anopheles arabiensis isolate DONGOLA chromosome 3, AaraD3, whole genome shotgun sequence, a single genomic window includes:
- the LOC120902733 gene encoding AF4/FMR2 family member lilli isoform X5, protein MHTFSETGSVPAFLAKLWRLVEDSETNDLISWSTDGRSFIIQNQAQFAKELLPLNYKHNNMASFIRQLNMYGFHKITSIDNGGLRFDKDEMEFTHPCFQKDHPYLLEHIKRKIATSKQQQLQAQQQAEDKSALKLEAVSRVLSEVKNMRGRQDTLDSRFQTMKQENEALWREIAILRQKHHKQQQIVNKLIQFLVTIVQPSRSGLGSMNNGSNKRRFQLMINDAPQQAKLKKSDYDDGGATIEELNEALEEVAYANQQELLSKQDKGKKHVVPIVTGQIVRTSRSAGDAGANTSTSSSASGSAVVGKSVKPPGGNSVGSVIFKKLNGVSVVRKEKSSPGDQTKGTRNSEIPEVSSPMSIPERSPYHRTATPSMSGGSSSRSTSSSVSGTGSGGGGGDGGGGLNFNGGNETIEEIFSTSPIPFRTGGGDGADGMRSSFAKVVKMERQDQDQQQQQQQKITTRSRNASNRGGGSSSRVAGTPANLIQLIESTIDRDELENFVDGGEPLEEGYDDEEHGYLVDHVDEMDPAIVQLYNQDNDSEMLNTPMVIKEMEKQQQKQQQQQLLQKQRQPAGGKGGESLLKGNGAAANRRNEGQLPAGQRAQGRSLLSAGTTGASSTAKAGGSGLKASTATAAPANAPLILTRGGKKLAMAKKQTITSNEQQQQQQQQQQQQQQPSQQEDASLAGPSGFTGTSTSPVGTGGLSFASGNGYIPASDVVPRDIFEDSNDPDGVVKNDSPMLSSGFNFVDGGYYNPNVNISQLKAGRQQQQQQQQQQQQQQQSPPSGLQLLNDDGEEFDENSLDSSLLLNRQVANETDQQQQQQQQQQQQEQQEQQQQLSKFVSNDLDVSRLNTVAEYGQHIDTVQNDLESLKELLKGEGYQLDANALLGNACSNAPPFGRVYFPSCPFDLDTINKVRTDLFNNNEDMLGYDFPMNLPDMMTDDQQQLLHQQQQQHVQSLLQQQQQQQQQQHQSGGSNNSSDKSGSSSSPTPGMSVAMQRYG, encoded by the exons atgcACACGTTCAGTGAGACAGGCTCAGTGCCTGCATTTCTGGCGAAACTATGGCGCCTGGTCGAAGACAGCGAGACGAACGATTTGATATCGTGGAGCACG GATGGGCGAAGTTTCATCATCCAAAATCAGGCACAGTTTGCCAAAGAGCTGTTGCCGCTCAAttacaaacacaacaacatggCAAGCTTCATTAGGCAGCTGAATATGT ATGGTTTCCACAAAATCACCTCGATCGACAATGGCGGTCTGCGGTTCGATAAGGACGAGATGGAGTTCACCCATCCGTGCTTTCAGAAGGATCACCCGTACCTGCTGGAGCACATCAAGCGCAAGATCGCGAcgtcgaagcagcagcagctgcaggccCAGCAGCAGGCCGAGGACAAGAGCGCCCTCAAGCTGGAGGCGGTCAGTCGCGTGCTGAGCGAGGTGAAGAATATGCGCGGCCGGCAGGATACGCTCGATTCGCGCTTCCAGACGATGAAGCAGGAGAATGAGGCCCTGTGGCGCGAAATCGCTATCCTGCGCCAGAAGCaccacaagcagcagcagattgtCAACAAG CTCATTCAATTCCTGGTGACGATCGTGCAGCCATCCCGCAGTGGACTGGGCTCCATGAACAATGGAAGCAACAAGCGTCGCTTCCAGCTGATGATCAACGATGCGCCGCAACAGGCAAAG CTGAAGAAGTCCGATTACGACGATGGTGGTGCCACGATCGAGGAGCTAAACGAAGCGCTCGAGGAGGTCGCGTACGCTAATCAGCAGGAATTGTT GTCAAAGCAAGACAAGGGCAAGAAACACGTTGTTCCCATCGTAACCGGTCAGATTGTTCGCACGTCTCGGTCCGCCGGGGATGCGGGAGCTAATACGTCCACTTCCTCCTCCGCCTCGGGTTCCGCCGTTGTTGGGAAGAGCGTAAAGCCGCCTGGCGGCAACAGTGTCGGTAGTGTAATCTTTAAGAAACTGAACGGCGTTAGCGTTGTTAGGAAGGAGAAAAGCTCGCCAGGCGACCAAACGAAGGGGACCAG GAATTCGGAAATACCGGAGGTTAGCTCGCCGATGTCGATCCCGGAGCGGTCCCCGTACCATCGGACCGCGACCCCGTCCATGTCCGGCGGTAGCAGCTcgcgcagcaccagcagcagtgtcAGCGGCactggcagcggcggcggtggaggaGATGGCGGAGGCGGCTTGAACTTCAACGGGGGCAACGAAACGATCGAGGAGATATTTTCCACCTCACCGATTCCGTTCCGCACCGGCGGCGGCGATGGTGCCGATGGGATGCGCAGCTCGTTCGCGAAGGTCGTAAAGATGGAGCGTCAGGATCAggatcagcagcaacagcagcagcaaaagatcACTACCCGTTCGAGAAACGCGAGCAATcggggcggcggcagcagcagcagagttgCTGGCACTCCGGCGAACCTTATTCAGCTGATCGAAAGCACCATCGACAGGGATGAGCTAGAAAACTTCGTCGATGGTGGTGAGCCGCTGGAGGAAGGCTACGATGACGAGGAGCACGGGTATCTGGTCGACCATGTGGACGAGATGGATCCGGCGATTGTGCAGCTCTACAATCAGGATAACGATAGTGAGATGCTAAACACACCGATGGTGATTAAGGAGATGGAAAAGCAgcaacagaagcagcagcagcagcagctgctgcaaaaGCAACGCCAGCCAGCCGGTGGAAAGGGTGGCGAAAGCTTGCTGAAAGGCAACGGTGCTGCGGCCAACCGGCGCAACGAAGGGCAGCTACCGGCCGGCCAGCGAGCGCAGGGCAGAAGCTTACTTTCTGCCGGCACCACGGGAGCATCATCTACCGCCAAGGCAGGTGGCAGTGGCTTGAAAGCTTCCACCGCTACTGCGGCACCCGCTAACGCGCCACTGATTTTGACGCGTGGTGGCAAAAAGTTGGCAATGGCCAAGAAGCAAACAATTACCagcaacgagcagcagcagcagcagcagcagcagcaacagcagcaacagcagccatcaCAACAGGAAGATGCGTCATTGGCCGGTCCTTCGGGCTTCACTGGTACATCCACTTCGCCCGTTGGAACGGGTGGTCTGTCGTTTGCCAGCGGCAACGGCTACATCCCAGCGAGTGACGTAGTGCCGCGGGACATATTCGAGGACAGTAACGATCCGGACGGAGTTGTCAAGAACGATTCGCCGATGCTTAGCAGCGGGTTTAATTTTGTCGACGGAGGCTACTACAACCCGAACGTGAACATAAGCCAGTTGAAGGCCGgtcgacagcagcagcagcagcagcagcaacagcagcagcaacagcagcagtcacCGCCCTCGGGCCTCCAACTGCTCAACGATGACGGGGAAGAGTTCGACGAGAATTCGCTCGATTCGTCCCTGCTGCTGAACCGGCAGGTTGCTAACGAaaccgaccagcagcagcaacagcagcaacagcaacagcagcaagagcagcaagagcagcagcaacaattaTCCAAGTTTGTCAGCAATGATCTAGACGTGTCCCGTCTGAACACGGT GGCCGAGTACGGGCAGCACATCGACACGGTGCAGAACGATCTGGAGTCGCTGAAGGAGCTGCTCAAGGGCGAAGGCTACCAGCTCGACGCGAACGCACTGCTCGGG AACGCATGCTCTAACGCTCCTCCGTTCGGACGCGTGTACTTCCCGTCGTGCCCGTTCGATCTGGATACCATCAATAAGGTTAGGACCGAT CttttcaacaacaacgaaGACATGCTGGGTTATGATTTTCCGATGAACCTTCCGGACATGATGACcgacgatcagcagcagctactgcaccagcagcaacagcaacacgtTCAGTCGTTgctacagcaacagcagcagcagcagcagcagcagcaccagagcggtggcagcaacaacagcagcgacAAATCCGGCTCATCCAGTAGCCCGACACCCG GAATGTCTGTTGCGATGCAAAGATATGGttga
- the LOC120902733 gene encoding putative uncharacterized protein DDB_G0271606 isoform X6, whose protein sequence is MHTFSETGSVPAFLAKLWRLVEDSETNDLISWSTDGRSFIIQNQAQFAKELLPLNYKHNNMASFIRQLNMYGFHKITSIDNGGLRFDKDEMEFTHPCFQKDHPYLLEHIKRKIATSKQQQLQAQQQAEDKSALKLEAVSRVLSEVKNMRGRQDTLDSRFQTMKQENEALWREIAILRQKHHKQQQIVNKLIQFLVTIVQPSRSGLGSMNNGSNKRRFQLMINDAPQQAKLKKSDYDDGGATIEELNEALEEVAYANQQELLSKQDKGKKHVVPIVTGQIVRTSRSAGDAGANTSTSSSASGSAVVGKSVKPPGGNSVGSVIFKKLNGVSVVRKEKSSPGDQTKGTRNSEIPEVSSPMSIPERSPYHRTATPSMSGGSSSRSTSSSVSGTGSGGGGGDGGGGLNFNGGNETIEEIFSTSPIPFRTGGGDGADGMRSSFAKVVKMERQDQDQQQQQQQKITTRSRNASNRGGGSSSRVAGTPANLIQLIESTIDRDELENFVDGGEPLEEGYDDEEHGYLVDHVDEMDPAIVQLYNQDNDSEMLNTPMVIKEMEKQQQKQQQQQLLQKQRQPAGGKGGESLLKGNGAAANRRNEGQLPAGQRAQGRSLLSAGTTGASSTAKAGGSGLKASTATAAPANAPLILTRGGKKLAMAKKQTITSNEQQQQQQQQQQQQQQPSQQEDASLAGPSGFTGTSTSPVGTGGLSFASGNGYIPASDVVPRDIFEDSNDPDGVVKNDSPMLSSGFNFVDGGYYNPNVNISQLKAGRQQQQQQQQQQQQQQQSPPSGLQLLNDDGEEFDENSLDSSLLLNRQVANETDQQQQQQQQQQQQEQQEQQQQLSKFVSNDLDVSRLNTVAEYGQHIDTVQNDLESLKELLKGEGYQLDANALLGNACSNAPPFGRVYFPSCPFDLDTINKLFNNNEDMLGYDFPMNLPDMMTDDQQQLLHQQQQQHVQSLLQQQQQQQQQQHQSGGSNNSSDKSGSSSSPTPGMSVAMQRYG, encoded by the exons atgcACACGTTCAGTGAGACAGGCTCAGTGCCTGCATTTCTGGCGAAACTATGGCGCCTGGTCGAAGACAGCGAGACGAACGATTTGATATCGTGGAGCACG GATGGGCGAAGTTTCATCATCCAAAATCAGGCACAGTTTGCCAAAGAGCTGTTGCCGCTCAAttacaaacacaacaacatggCAAGCTTCATTAGGCAGCTGAATATGT ATGGTTTCCACAAAATCACCTCGATCGACAATGGCGGTCTGCGGTTCGATAAGGACGAGATGGAGTTCACCCATCCGTGCTTTCAGAAGGATCACCCGTACCTGCTGGAGCACATCAAGCGCAAGATCGCGAcgtcgaagcagcagcagctgcaggccCAGCAGCAGGCCGAGGACAAGAGCGCCCTCAAGCTGGAGGCGGTCAGTCGCGTGCTGAGCGAGGTGAAGAATATGCGCGGCCGGCAGGATACGCTCGATTCGCGCTTCCAGACGATGAAGCAGGAGAATGAGGCCCTGTGGCGCGAAATCGCTATCCTGCGCCAGAAGCaccacaagcagcagcagattgtCAACAAG CTCATTCAATTCCTGGTGACGATCGTGCAGCCATCCCGCAGTGGACTGGGCTCCATGAACAATGGAAGCAACAAGCGTCGCTTCCAGCTGATGATCAACGATGCGCCGCAACAGGCAAAG CTGAAGAAGTCCGATTACGACGATGGTGGTGCCACGATCGAGGAGCTAAACGAAGCGCTCGAGGAGGTCGCGTACGCTAATCAGCAGGAATTGTT GTCAAAGCAAGACAAGGGCAAGAAACACGTTGTTCCCATCGTAACCGGTCAGATTGTTCGCACGTCTCGGTCCGCCGGGGATGCGGGAGCTAATACGTCCACTTCCTCCTCCGCCTCGGGTTCCGCCGTTGTTGGGAAGAGCGTAAAGCCGCCTGGCGGCAACAGTGTCGGTAGTGTAATCTTTAAGAAACTGAACGGCGTTAGCGTTGTTAGGAAGGAGAAAAGCTCGCCAGGCGACCAAACGAAGGGGACCAG GAATTCGGAAATACCGGAGGTTAGCTCGCCGATGTCGATCCCGGAGCGGTCCCCGTACCATCGGACCGCGACCCCGTCCATGTCCGGCGGTAGCAGCTcgcgcagcaccagcagcagtgtcAGCGGCactggcagcggcggcggtggaggaGATGGCGGAGGCGGCTTGAACTTCAACGGGGGCAACGAAACGATCGAGGAGATATTTTCCACCTCACCGATTCCGTTCCGCACCGGCGGCGGCGATGGTGCCGATGGGATGCGCAGCTCGTTCGCGAAGGTCGTAAAGATGGAGCGTCAGGATCAggatcagcagcaacagcagcagcaaaagatcACTACCCGTTCGAGAAACGCGAGCAATcggggcggcggcagcagcagcagagttgCTGGCACTCCGGCGAACCTTATTCAGCTGATCGAAAGCACCATCGACAGGGATGAGCTAGAAAACTTCGTCGATGGTGGTGAGCCGCTGGAGGAAGGCTACGATGACGAGGAGCACGGGTATCTGGTCGACCATGTGGACGAGATGGATCCGGCGATTGTGCAGCTCTACAATCAGGATAACGATAGTGAGATGCTAAACACACCGATGGTGATTAAGGAGATGGAAAAGCAgcaacagaagcagcagcagcagcagctgctgcaaaaGCAACGCCAGCCAGCCGGTGGAAAGGGTGGCGAAAGCTTGCTGAAAGGCAACGGTGCTGCGGCCAACCGGCGCAACGAAGGGCAGCTACCGGCCGGCCAGCGAGCGCAGGGCAGAAGCTTACTTTCTGCCGGCACCACGGGAGCATCATCTACCGCCAAGGCAGGTGGCAGTGGCTTGAAAGCTTCCACCGCTACTGCGGCACCCGCTAACGCGCCACTGATTTTGACGCGTGGTGGCAAAAAGTTGGCAATGGCCAAGAAGCAAACAATTACCagcaacgagcagcagcagcagcagcagcagcagcaacagcagcaacagcagccatcaCAACAGGAAGATGCGTCATTGGCCGGTCCTTCGGGCTTCACTGGTACATCCACTTCGCCCGTTGGAACGGGTGGTCTGTCGTTTGCCAGCGGCAACGGCTACATCCCAGCGAGTGACGTAGTGCCGCGGGACATATTCGAGGACAGTAACGATCCGGACGGAGTTGTCAAGAACGATTCGCCGATGCTTAGCAGCGGGTTTAATTTTGTCGACGGAGGCTACTACAACCCGAACGTGAACATAAGCCAGTTGAAGGCCGgtcgacagcagcagcagcagcagcagcaacagcagcagcaacagcagcagtcacCGCCCTCGGGCCTCCAACTGCTCAACGATGACGGGGAAGAGTTCGACGAGAATTCGCTCGATTCGTCCCTGCTGCTGAACCGGCAGGTTGCTAACGAaaccgaccagcagcagcaacagcagcaacagcaacagcagcaagagcagcaagagcagcagcaacaattaTCCAAGTTTGTCAGCAATGATCTAGACGTGTCCCGTCTGAACACGGT GGCCGAGTACGGGCAGCACATCGACACGGTGCAGAACGATCTGGAGTCGCTGAAGGAGCTGCTCAAGGGCGAAGGCTACCAGCTCGACGCGAACGCACTGCTCGGG AACGCATGCTCTAACGCTCCTCCGTTCGGACGCGTGTACTTCCCGTCGTGCCCGTTCGATCTGGATACCATCAATAAG CttttcaacaacaacgaaGACATGCTGGGTTATGATTTTCCGATGAACCTTCCGGACATGATGACcgacgatcagcagcagctactgcaccagcagcaacagcaacacgtTCAGTCGTTgctacagcaacagcagcagcagcagcagcagcagcaccagagcggtggcagcaacaacagcagcgacAAATCCGGCTCATCCAGTAGCCCGACACCCG GAATGTCTGTTGCGATGCAAAGATATGGttga
- the LOC120902733 gene encoding neurogenic protein mastermind isoform X3, whose translation MHTFSETGSVPAFLAKLWRLVEDSETNDLISWSTDGRSFIIQNQAQFAKELLPLNYKHNNMASFIRQLNMYGFHKITSIDNGGLRFDKDEMEFTHPCFQKDHPYLLEHIKRKIATSKQQQLQAQQQAEDKSALKLEAVSRVLSEVKNMRGRQDTLDSRFQTMKQENEALWREIAILRQKHHKQQQIVNKLIQFLVTIVQPSRSGLGSMNNGSNKRRFQLMINDAPQQAKLKKSDYDDGGATIEELNEALEEVAYANQQELLSKQDKGKKHVVPIVTGQIVRTSRSAGDAGANTSTSSSASGSAVVGKSVKPPGGNSVGSVIFKKLNGVSVVRKEKSSPGDQTKGTRNSEIPEVSSPMSIPERSPYHRTATPSMSGGSSSRSTSSSVSGTGSGGGGGDGGGGLNFNGGNETIEEIFSTSPIPFRTGGGDGADGMRSSFAKVVKMERQDQDQQQQQQQKITTRSRNASNRGGGSSSRVAGTPANLIQLIESTIDRDELENFVDGGEPLEEGYDDEEHGYLVDHVDEMDPAIVQLYNQDNDSEMLNTPMVIKEMEKQQQKQQQQQLLQKQRQPAGGKGGESLLKGNGAAANRRNEGQLPAGQRAQGRSLLSAGTTGASSTAKAGGSGLKASTATAAPANAPLILTRGGKKLAMAKKQTITSNEQQQQQQQQQQQQQQPSQQEDASLAGPSGFTGTSTSPVGTGGLSFASGNGYIPASDVVPRDIFEDSNDPDGVVKNDSPMLSSGFNFVDGGYYNPNVNISQLKAGRQQQQQQQQQQQQQQQSPPSGLQLLNDDGEEFDENSLDSSLLLNRQVANETDQQQQQQQQQQQQEQQEQQQQLSKFVSNDLDVSRLNTVAEYGQHIDTVQNDLESLKELLKGEGYQLDANALLGLFNNNEDMLGYDFPMNLPDMMTDDQQQLLHQQQQQHVQSLLQQQQQQQQQQHQSGGSNNSSDKSGSSSSPTPGGHISPVPSAHTQLMSYKLQGGGDFVGGGANNGGANGGLLGLGLQHGPGSNSSSRSSVSSNSSMHSNGNVNGGGGGGNGLIGPGGTLGIVSGDYIDLNELLNMDGHCGGNDEEHSLVA comes from the exons atgcACACGTTCAGTGAGACAGGCTCAGTGCCTGCATTTCTGGCGAAACTATGGCGCCTGGTCGAAGACAGCGAGACGAACGATTTGATATCGTGGAGCACG GATGGGCGAAGTTTCATCATCCAAAATCAGGCACAGTTTGCCAAAGAGCTGTTGCCGCTCAAttacaaacacaacaacatggCAAGCTTCATTAGGCAGCTGAATATGT ATGGTTTCCACAAAATCACCTCGATCGACAATGGCGGTCTGCGGTTCGATAAGGACGAGATGGAGTTCACCCATCCGTGCTTTCAGAAGGATCACCCGTACCTGCTGGAGCACATCAAGCGCAAGATCGCGAcgtcgaagcagcagcagctgcaggccCAGCAGCAGGCCGAGGACAAGAGCGCCCTCAAGCTGGAGGCGGTCAGTCGCGTGCTGAGCGAGGTGAAGAATATGCGCGGCCGGCAGGATACGCTCGATTCGCGCTTCCAGACGATGAAGCAGGAGAATGAGGCCCTGTGGCGCGAAATCGCTATCCTGCGCCAGAAGCaccacaagcagcagcagattgtCAACAAG CTCATTCAATTCCTGGTGACGATCGTGCAGCCATCCCGCAGTGGACTGGGCTCCATGAACAATGGAAGCAACAAGCGTCGCTTCCAGCTGATGATCAACGATGCGCCGCAACAGGCAAAG CTGAAGAAGTCCGATTACGACGATGGTGGTGCCACGATCGAGGAGCTAAACGAAGCGCTCGAGGAGGTCGCGTACGCTAATCAGCAGGAATTGTT GTCAAAGCAAGACAAGGGCAAGAAACACGTTGTTCCCATCGTAACCGGTCAGATTGTTCGCACGTCTCGGTCCGCCGGGGATGCGGGAGCTAATACGTCCACTTCCTCCTCCGCCTCGGGTTCCGCCGTTGTTGGGAAGAGCGTAAAGCCGCCTGGCGGCAACAGTGTCGGTAGTGTAATCTTTAAGAAACTGAACGGCGTTAGCGTTGTTAGGAAGGAGAAAAGCTCGCCAGGCGACCAAACGAAGGGGACCAG GAATTCGGAAATACCGGAGGTTAGCTCGCCGATGTCGATCCCGGAGCGGTCCCCGTACCATCGGACCGCGACCCCGTCCATGTCCGGCGGTAGCAGCTcgcgcagcaccagcagcagtgtcAGCGGCactggcagcggcggcggtggaggaGATGGCGGAGGCGGCTTGAACTTCAACGGGGGCAACGAAACGATCGAGGAGATATTTTCCACCTCACCGATTCCGTTCCGCACCGGCGGCGGCGATGGTGCCGATGGGATGCGCAGCTCGTTCGCGAAGGTCGTAAAGATGGAGCGTCAGGATCAggatcagcagcaacagcagcagcaaaagatcACTACCCGTTCGAGAAACGCGAGCAATcggggcggcggcagcagcagcagagttgCTGGCACTCCGGCGAACCTTATTCAGCTGATCGAAAGCACCATCGACAGGGATGAGCTAGAAAACTTCGTCGATGGTGGTGAGCCGCTGGAGGAAGGCTACGATGACGAGGAGCACGGGTATCTGGTCGACCATGTGGACGAGATGGATCCGGCGATTGTGCAGCTCTACAATCAGGATAACGATAGTGAGATGCTAAACACACCGATGGTGATTAAGGAGATGGAAAAGCAgcaacagaagcagcagcagcagcagctgctgcaaaaGCAACGCCAGCCAGCCGGTGGAAAGGGTGGCGAAAGCTTGCTGAAAGGCAACGGTGCTGCGGCCAACCGGCGCAACGAAGGGCAGCTACCGGCCGGCCAGCGAGCGCAGGGCAGAAGCTTACTTTCTGCCGGCACCACGGGAGCATCATCTACCGCCAAGGCAGGTGGCAGTGGCTTGAAAGCTTCCACCGCTACTGCGGCACCCGCTAACGCGCCACTGATTTTGACGCGTGGTGGCAAAAAGTTGGCAATGGCCAAGAAGCAAACAATTACCagcaacgagcagcagcagcagcagcagcagcagcaacagcagcaacagcagccatcaCAACAGGAAGATGCGTCATTGGCCGGTCCTTCGGGCTTCACTGGTACATCCACTTCGCCCGTTGGAACGGGTGGTCTGTCGTTTGCCAGCGGCAACGGCTACATCCCAGCGAGTGACGTAGTGCCGCGGGACATATTCGAGGACAGTAACGATCCGGACGGAGTTGTCAAGAACGATTCGCCGATGCTTAGCAGCGGGTTTAATTTTGTCGACGGAGGCTACTACAACCCGAACGTGAACATAAGCCAGTTGAAGGCCGgtcgacagcagcagcagcagcagcagcaacagcagcagcaacagcagcagtcacCGCCCTCGGGCCTCCAACTGCTCAACGATGACGGGGAAGAGTTCGACGAGAATTCGCTCGATTCGTCCCTGCTGCTGAACCGGCAGGTTGCTAACGAaaccgaccagcagcagcaacagcagcaacagcaacagcagcaagagcagcaagagcagcagcaacaattaTCCAAGTTTGTCAGCAATGATCTAGACGTGTCCCGTCTGAACACGGT GGCCGAGTACGGGCAGCACATCGACACGGTGCAGAACGATCTGGAGTCGCTGAAGGAGCTGCTCAAGGGCGAAGGCTACCAGCTCGACGCGAACGCACTGCTCGGG CttttcaacaacaacgaaGACATGCTGGGTTATGATTTTCCGATGAACCTTCCGGACATGATGACcgacgatcagcagcagctactgcaccagcagcaacagcaacacgtTCAGTCGTTgctacagcaacagcagcagcagcagcagcagcagcaccagagcggtggcagcaacaacagcagcgacAAATCCGGCTCATCCAGTAGCCCGACACCCG GCGGACACATTTCGCCCGTCCCGTCAGCACACACGCAGCTGATGTCGTACAAGCTGCAGGGCGGCGGTGATTTCGTCGGCGGTGGCGCAAATAACGGTGGCGCAAACGGTGGTCTCCTCGGGCTCGGGCTTCAGCATGGCCCgggtagcaacagcagcagccgcagcagcgtcagcagcaacagcagcatgcaCAGCAACGGCAACgtcaacggtggtggtggtggtggaaacgGTCTCATCGGTCCCGGCGGCACCCTGGGCATCGTGTCGGGCGACTACATCGATCTGAACGAGTTGCTCAACATGGACGGCCACTGCGGCGGTAACGATGAGGAACATTCGCTAGTCGCCTAA